One segment of Solanum stenotomum isolate F172 chromosome 1, ASM1918654v1, whole genome shotgun sequence DNA contains the following:
- the LOC125844440 gene encoding uncharacterized protein LOC125844440 — MRGVSNGRSISFLLFFLSFSHQFITGFSDDSLNPKNGTKVDTHAASSSNTGSTVLIVCLALVAVVLLSFFLFKFWQKKKREEQYARLLKLFEEDDELELELGLRD, encoded by the exons ATGAGAGGGGTCTCTAATGGGAgatcaatttcctttcttctcttcttcctttCGTTTTCTCATCAATTCATAACAG GCTTTTCAGACGATTCTTTAAATCCAAAAAATGGAACAAAAGTTGATACTCATGCTGCATCCAGCAGTAACACTGGGTCAACTGTACTCATTGTATGCCTTGCCCTTGTGGCAGTAGTGCTTctgtcatttttccttttcaagtTTTGGCAAAAGAAGAAGCGTGAAGAGCAGTATGCTCGTCTGCTAAAGTTGTTCGAAGAAGATGATGAGCTTGAGCTTGAGCTGGGTCTTCGGGATTAA